A region of Anticarsia gemmatalis isolate Benzon Research Colony breed Stoneville strain chromosome 18, ilAntGemm2 primary, whole genome shotgun sequence DNA encodes the following proteins:
- the LOC142980676 gene encoding uncharacterized protein LOC142980676 isoform X2, translating to MESPRKINDCYFYYYSTCTKGDNCVFRHEPSALGCETMCTAWQQGKCLDKRCKLRHMELRKNRKQIPCYWENQPGGCRKIHCPFMHKNPDARTDGIAPSQPAPPVPNAVASVSVVEAVSDQPPLGGVGGVGGVAPAVPAPQPVPLLWQQQRQAVVLDSAILGVLPNSSELLGGRRVLPPHAHEPAPNPYAPLPVDPLVVNFEEESDNESAPSSTPTKTVSPDDAQKIARTKSQELLLLEKIQAEAAAYYSYELPPAEPPGERKLVRAATKYERLTLDELAGKKQPAAAERRNSLDFKILSLDEIRARKKADTIIHSKPITLNLSRKRKLSTQETITTSGNKILKVVRSNSIVYKKLDQNAPAASGQSKVDQKPSENGSDRKRTLSEQSDIYEIQEDELVDNCFEFKRIKFAEQTSKPRLIRNRLSSLNKMDGDEPKYEDIDCNKTDNDSDSEVQIVGVELKDKRIDLDKVDISDSEIIDVETTRLGEPIDVVDLSEDHEESDITVSDLDLDLSKNVPDVVASCQKQISKMDSSESKILNEIDSLLNDDL from the exons ATGGAGTCACCACGAAAAATCAACGATTGCTATTTTTACTACTACTCCACATGCACgaag GGTGACAACTGTGTGTTCCGCCATGAACCATCAGCCCTGGGCTGTGAGACAATGTGCACAGCCTGGCAGCAGGGCAAGTGCCTTGATAAACGCTGCAAACTACGTCACATGGAACTGAGG AAAAACCGCAAGCAGATCCCGTGTTACTGGGAGAATCAGCCGGGAGGGTGCCGCAAGATCCACTGTCCATTCATGCACAAGAACCCAGACGCGCGCACCGATGGCATCGCGCCCAGCCAGCCCGCGCCACCAGTACCT AACGCGGTGGCGTCGGTAAGCGTGGTGGAGGCGGTGTCAGACCAGCCGCCGCTGGGTGGCGTGGGCGGCGTGGGAGGCGTGGCGCCCGCCGTGCCCGCGCCGCAGCCCGTGCCGCTGCTGTGGCAGCAACAGCGCCAAG CGGTGGTGCTGGACTCGGCCATCCTGGGCGTGCTGCCGAACTCGAGCGAGCTGCtgggcgggcggcgcgtgctgccGCCGCACGCGCACGAGCCCGCGCCCAACCCCTACGCGCCGCTGCCCGTCGACCCTCTCGTCGTCAACTTCGAGGAAG AGTCGGATAATGAAAGCGCACCCTCGTCCACGCCCACTAAAACCGTGTCGCCCGACGACGCGCAGAAAATAGCGCGCACTAAGTCGCAGGAGCTCTTGCTCCTCGAGAAAATACAGGCCGAGGCCGCCGCCTACTACAGCTACGAGCTGCCGCCCGCCGAGCCGCCCGGCGAGCGCAAGCTCGTGCGCGCCGCCACCAAGTACGAGCGCCTCACGCTCGACGAGCTCGCAGGTAAGAAGCAGCCCGCCGCCGCCGAGCGCCGCAACTCGCTCGACTTCAAGATCCTCTCGCTCGACGAGATCCGCGCGCGCAAGAAGGCCGACACCATCATACACAGCAAGCCCATCACGCTCAACCTCAGCAGGAAGAGGAAGCTGTCCACGCAGGAGACCATCACCACGTCtggcaataaaattttaaaagtggtCCGAAGCAACTCGATTGTTTATAAGAAGTTGGATCAGAACGCTCCTGCGGCCTCGGGACAGAGTAAAGTCGATCAAAAACCGAGCGAAAACGGAAGCGATAGGAAGCGAACCTTATCAGAGCAGAgtgatatttatgaaatacaagAAGACGAGCTCGTGGACAACTGCTTCGAATTCAAGAGGATAAAATTTGCAGAACAGACGTCGAAGCCCAGGCTCATTAGAAATAGGCTGTCCAGCCTGAACAAGATGGACGGCGATGAACCAAAGTACGAAGATATAGACTGCAACAAAACTGACAATGATTCAGATTCAGAAGTACAAATTGTTGGAGTAGAACTAAAAGATAAGAGAATAGATTTAGATAAAGTAGATATATCTGATAGTGAAATTATAGATGTAGAGACGACTAGGCTAGGAGAGCCAATAGATGTGGTCGATTTGAGCGAAGACCACGAGGAGAGTGATATAACCGTTTCGGACCTCGACCTAGATTTAAGTAAGAATGTTCCCGACGTTGTTGCCAGCTGTCAAAAACAAATTAGCAAAATGGACAGCTCGGAATCTAAAATTCTAAACGAGATTGATAGTTTATTAAATGACGATTTATGA
- the LOC142980676 gene encoding uncharacterized protein LOC142980676 isoform X1, with protein MESPRKINDCYFYYYSTCTKGDNCVFRHEPSALGCETMCTAWQQGKCLDKRCKLRHMELRKNRKQIPCYWENQPGGCRKIHCPFMHKNPDARTDGIAPSQPAPPVPCVCLSQNAVASVSVVEAVSDQPPLGGVGGVGGVAPAVPAPQPVPLLWQQQRQAVVLDSAILGVLPNSSELLGGRRVLPPHAHEPAPNPYAPLPVDPLVVNFEEESDNESAPSSTPTKTVSPDDAQKIARTKSQELLLLEKIQAEAAAYYSYELPPAEPPGERKLVRAATKYERLTLDELAGKKQPAAAERRNSLDFKILSLDEIRARKKADTIIHSKPITLNLSRKRKLSTQETITTSGNKILKVVRSNSIVYKKLDQNAPAASGQSKVDQKPSENGSDRKRTLSEQSDIYEIQEDELVDNCFEFKRIKFAEQTSKPRLIRNRLSSLNKMDGDEPKYEDIDCNKTDNDSDSEVQIVGVELKDKRIDLDKVDISDSEIIDVETTRLGEPIDVVDLSEDHEESDITVSDLDLDLSKNVPDVVASCQKQISKMDSSESKILNEIDSLLNDDL; from the exons ATGGAGTCACCACGAAAAATCAACGATTGCTATTTTTACTACTACTCCACATGCACgaag GGTGACAACTGTGTGTTCCGCCATGAACCATCAGCCCTGGGCTGTGAGACAATGTGCACAGCCTGGCAGCAGGGCAAGTGCCTTGATAAACGCTGCAAACTACGTCACATGGAACTGAGG AAAAACCGCAAGCAGATCCCGTGTTACTGGGAGAATCAGCCGGGAGGGTGCCGCAAGATCCACTGTCCATTCATGCACAAGAACCCAGACGCGCGCACCGATGGCATCGCGCCCAGCCAGCCCGCGCCACCAGTACCT TGCGTATGTCTGTCGCAGAACGCGGTGGCGTCGGTAAGCGTGGTGGAGGCGGTGTCAGACCAGCCGCCGCTGGGTGGCGTGGGCGGCGTGGGAGGCGTGGCGCCCGCCGTGCCCGCGCCGCAGCCCGTGCCGCTGCTGTGGCAGCAACAGCGCCAAG CGGTGGTGCTGGACTCGGCCATCCTGGGCGTGCTGCCGAACTCGAGCGAGCTGCtgggcgggcggcgcgtgctgccGCCGCACGCGCACGAGCCCGCGCCCAACCCCTACGCGCCGCTGCCCGTCGACCCTCTCGTCGTCAACTTCGAGGAAG AGTCGGATAATGAAAGCGCACCCTCGTCCACGCCCACTAAAACCGTGTCGCCCGACGACGCGCAGAAAATAGCGCGCACTAAGTCGCAGGAGCTCTTGCTCCTCGAGAAAATACAGGCCGAGGCCGCCGCCTACTACAGCTACGAGCTGCCGCCCGCCGAGCCGCCCGGCGAGCGCAAGCTCGTGCGCGCCGCCACCAAGTACGAGCGCCTCACGCTCGACGAGCTCGCAGGTAAGAAGCAGCCCGCCGCCGCCGAGCGCCGCAACTCGCTCGACTTCAAGATCCTCTCGCTCGACGAGATCCGCGCGCGCAAGAAGGCCGACACCATCATACACAGCAAGCCCATCACGCTCAACCTCAGCAGGAAGAGGAAGCTGTCCACGCAGGAGACCATCACCACGTCtggcaataaaattttaaaagtggtCCGAAGCAACTCGATTGTTTATAAGAAGTTGGATCAGAACGCTCCTGCGGCCTCGGGACAGAGTAAAGTCGATCAAAAACCGAGCGAAAACGGAAGCGATAGGAAGCGAACCTTATCAGAGCAGAgtgatatttatgaaatacaagAAGACGAGCTCGTGGACAACTGCTTCGAATTCAAGAGGATAAAATTTGCAGAACAGACGTCGAAGCCCAGGCTCATTAGAAATAGGCTGTCCAGCCTGAACAAGATGGACGGCGATGAACCAAAGTACGAAGATATAGACTGCAACAAAACTGACAATGATTCAGATTCAGAAGTACAAATTGTTGGAGTAGAACTAAAAGATAAGAGAATAGATTTAGATAAAGTAGATATATCTGATAGTGAAATTATAGATGTAGAGACGACTAGGCTAGGAGAGCCAATAGATGTGGTCGATTTGAGCGAAGACCACGAGGAGAGTGATATAACCGTTTCGGACCTCGACCTAGATTTAAGTAAGAATGTTCCCGACGTTGTTGCCAGCTGTCAAAAACAAATTAGCAAAATGGACAGCTCGGAATCTAAAATTCTAAACGAGATTGATAGTTTATTAAATGACGATTTATGA